A genome region from Triticum aestivum cultivar Chinese Spring chromosome 2B, IWGSC CS RefSeq v2.1, whole genome shotgun sequence includes the following:
- the LOC123044453 gene encoding L-type lectin-domain containing receptor kinase SIT2 codes for MPALLLLLLLSMGGELVSCSSADEGQFAFQGFAAANLTLDGLAAVMPNGLLALTNFTLQTKGHAFNPTPLRLLDVNGTTNSTGVARSFSTSFVFAIVSNYDGLSDQGLAFVVAPTTNLSTAIAGQYLGLLNATNGTASDHIFAVELDTIMNPEFRDINSNHVGINVNSLISRKATPAGYYGDDGATFRGLMLNSREPMQVWVDYDGQARQLNVTLAPAQEPKPRYPLLSEAIDLSTVLTDTMYVGFSSSSGVVSTHHYVLGWSFSLDGPATPLDFSKLPALPRVGSKHRPMLLALLLPLATVSIIAAVLAATSFFVWRRRRFAEVREDWEDEFGPHRFAYKDLFRATDGFKNGNLLGAGGFGKVYKGVLPGSNMEIAVKRVSHDSRQGIREFIAEVVTIGRLRHRNLAQLQGYCRRNGELLLVYDYMENGSLDKYLYNNNGPTLDWPQRYWIVKGVGSSLLYLHEDWEQVVIHRDIKASNVLLDKQMNGRLGDFGLARLYDHGTDAQTTHVVGTMGYLAPELLRTGKATPSTDVFAFGVFLLEVVCGRRPIESGQHNNRVVLLDWVLEHHRNGSIIDTVDPHLMGKFNTDEVTLVLKLGLLCAHPSPNVRPHVQKVMQYLDGVQLVPDLPSTYMSYSMLALMENEGFDSYIMACPPSGMSICSVSDVSSATVLLDGR; via the coding sequence ATGCCGGCTCTTCTTCTGCTCTTGCTGTTGAGCATGGGCGGAGAGTTGGTCTCGTGCTCGTCCGCCGACGAGGGCCAGTTCGCCTTCCAGGGCTTCGCAGCGGCGAACCTTACGCTGGATGGTCTCGCCGCCGTCATGCCCAACGGCCTGCTCGCGCTCACCAACTTCACTCTCCAGACAAAAGGCCATGCCTTCAACCCCACCCCTCTCCGCCTCCTCGACGTCAACGGGACGACCAACTCCACTGGCGTGGCGCGCTCCTTCTCCACGTCCTTCGTGTTCGCCATCGTGTCCAACTACGATGGCCTGAGCGACCAAGGGCTCGCCTTCGTGGTCGCCCCGACCACGAACCTCTCAACGGCGATCGCCGGGCAGTATCTGGGCCTCCTCAACGCCACGAACGGCACCGCGAGCGACCACATATTTGCTGTCGAGCTCGACACCATCATGAACCCCGAGTTCCGCGACATCAACAGCAACCACGTGGGCATCAACGTCAATAGCCTCATTTCGCGGAAGGCCACGCCGGCCGGCTACTACGGCGATGACGGTGCCACCTTTCGAGGCCTGATGTTGAACAGCCGCGAGCCGATGCAGGTGTGGGTGGACTACGATGGCCAGGCCAGGCAACTCAATGTGACATTGGCTCCTGCGCAAGAGCCCAAACCCAGGTATCCTCTCCTCTCTGAAGCCATTGACCTCTCCACTGTGCTCACGGACACAATGTATGTTGGCTTCTCGTCGTCATCCGGCGTGGTGTCGACGCACCACTATGTGCTTGGATGGAGCTTCAGCTTGGACGGGCCTGCCACGCCGCTTGATTTCTCTAAGCTTCCAGCACTGCCGCGTGTGGGTTCGAAGCATCGGCCCATGCTCTTGGCTCTCTTGCTACCATTAGCCACCGTATCGATCATCGCCGCGGTGCTAGCTGCCACCTCCTTCTTTGTGTGGCGTCGGCGTCGATTTGCTGAGGTGCGTGAAGATTGGGAGGATGAGTTCGGCCCACACCGGTTCGCATACAAAGATCTATTTCGTGCCACTGATGGATTCAAGAATGGAAATTTACTCGGTGCCGGAGGGTTTGGCAAAGTATACAAAGGGGTACTTCCTGGATCCAATATGGAAATCGCGGTGAAGAGAGTATCACATGACTCAAGACAAGGTATAAGAGAGTTCATTGCTGAAGTGGTGACCATTGGTCGTCTCCGCCACAGGAATCTAGCACAGTTACAAGGCTATTGCCGGCGCAATGGTGAACTTCTCTTGGTGTATGACTACATGGAAAATGGGAGCCTTGACAAGTACTTGTACAATAACAATGGGCCAACTTTGGATTGGCCTCAAAGATATTGGATCGTCAAAGGTGTTGGGTCAAGTTTACTGTATCTTCATGAGGATTGGGAACAAGTCGTCATCCACCGAGATATAAAGGCAAGCAATGTGCTCTTGGATAAGCAGATGAACGGAAGGCTCGGCGATTTTGGCCTAGCAAGGTTATACGATCATGGCACGGATGCTCAAACAACACATGTGGTTGGCACTATGGGATACCTCGCACCAGAACTTCTACGCACTGGGAAGGCAACACCTTCAACGGATGTATTTGCATTCGGCGTGTTTCTCCTAGAGGTTGTCTGTGGACGCAGGCCCATTGAGAGTGGTCAGCATAACAACAGGGTGGTGCTGCTCGACTGGGTGCTTGAGCACCATCGCAATGGCTCAATCATTGACACAGTGGATCCACATCTCATGGGCAAATTTAACACAGATGAGGTCACTCTTGTGCTCAAACTAGGTTTGTTGTGTGCACACCCGTCACCCAATGTTAGGCCTCATGTGCAAAAGGTCATGCAATACCTCGATGGTGTCCAATTGGTTCCTGATTTACCATCGACATACATGAGCTACAGCATGCTTGCTCTCATGGAGAATGAAGGGTTCGATTCATACATCATGGCATGCCCTCCGTCGGGGATGAGCATTTGTAGTGTATCCGACGTGTCATCAGCAACAGTTCTTCTAGATGGGAGATGA